DNA sequence from the Entomomonas asaccharolytica genome:
TTATTGAAGCAGTAATACAATAATAAACAAAAAATTTTACTGAGTAATAAGTTTTAATTTAATAAAAACTTAGTGTTTTATATTGAAAACTATGGATGTTTTATTATGCAAAATTGTTTATTTTTCATTTTTTAACTTTAATATAAGTAATTGTTAAGTATAGCTATTTATTTCTTGTGGTAATAATGACTAATGTAAGTCAGGCATTTAATAATAAGTTTAGAATGAAGATGAATAATTTATGAATAAGGAGTAGTATTGTTGTTTCATCGTGGCACAGGAGAGTAATTATGAAATTATTGAAAGAGTTATCGGAAACATTACAACCACAACAAAAGTATCAATTATTGATTAATGGACAATGGAGGGATGGTGCTTCAGGTAAAACTTTTACCAGTATCAACCCTGCTACAGGTGAGCAATTGGCTGTATTAGCCGAGGCTGATCAAGCTGATGTAGATTTAGCTGTAAAAAGTGCTTGGCAAGCTTTTACTGCATGGAGTAAAACTTCTCCTGCTGAGCGTTCAGCTTTATTATTAAAAATTGCTGATTTATTAGAAAAAGAAACTGAGCGTTTTGCAACCTTAGAAACGCTAGACAATGGTAAACCTATTCGTGAAACAATGAATGTTGATGTGCCTGCATCAGTGGATCATTTCCGTTATTTTGCAGGTGTAATTCGTGCTCACAGTGATGAAGCAGATGTGATTGATGAAGATACATTGAGCATTGTATTAAGTGAGCCTATAGGTGTTGTTGGGCAAATTATTCCTTGGAATTTCCCGTTATTAATGGGTGCATGGAAAATTGCTCCTGCCTTAGCAGCAGGTAACTGTATTGTTATTAAACCATCACGTGAAACTTCTATTTCATTAGTAGAGTTGGCGCGTGTGTTGAATGAAGTATTACCAGCGGGTGTAGTAAATGTTCTAACAGGTTCTGGTTCTACCACAGGTCAGTATATGTTAGATCATGAAGGCTTTAGTAAATTAGCCTTTACAGGATCTACAGATATTGGTTATGACGTGGCTAAGGCTGCTGCAGAAAAATTAATTCCAGCTACTTTAGAGTTAGGTGGTAAGTCAGCCAATATTGTGTTTGAAGATGCACAAATGGATAAGGCTGTAGAAGGTGCAGCTATTGGTATCTTATTCAATCAAGGCCAAGTTTGTTGCGCAGGTTCTCGTTTATTAGTACAACGTTCTATTTATGATAAGTTCTTAGAGCAATTAAAAGCTAAGTTTGAATCAGTTAAAGTAGGAGATCCATTAGATCCTAATACACAGATGGGTTGTCAAATCAATGAGAAACATATGGATAAAATTCTAAGTTTCGTTGGTATTGGTACTAGTCAAGGTGCGCGTGTATTAACAGGTGGTGAGCGTTTTGGTACAGAAGGTGCGTTTGTTAAGCCAACGGCTATTGTTGACTGTAAGCCTGATATGAAAATCTCTTGCGAAGAAGTGTTTGGTCCAGTATTAGCAGTCATTCCATTCGATACAGAGGAAGAAGCAGTAAAAATTGCTAATGATTCAGAGTTTGGTTTAGGTGGCGCTGTTTGGAGTCGCGATATTAATCGTGCTTTGAGAGTGGCAAAAAGTGTGAGAACAGGACGTATGTGGGTTAATTGCTATAACCAACTACCTGCACATGCGCCATTTGGAGGCTACAAAAAATCAGGTATTGGTCGTGAGACCCATAAAATGATTTTGGAAGCTTATACCCAGAAGAAAAATATTTTTATTAGTACTTCTGAAAAACTTACTGGTTTATTCTAGTTCTGTCATTTTGAAAGGGCTAGTCTGTTAGCCCTTTCATTAGTACTCTATAAATAATAGATTTCAAGGATTGGACATTATTTATTTTAGACAAATATTATAAGTTTTTAATAATTTGAAATTAATTAATCGGGATTTTTTTATATAAAAACAAATATTTGTTGTTATCATATTATTCATACTATTAAAAATTCGAACTTTTTTCTAAACAGAATGAACTTTTAATATTATTCATGTTCATATAGATAGACTGAGATATAAACACGTCTCATTCATACTCCTTGATGTTAAGTATTGTTAGTTTTTGTTGGGTTTCCCCTAACCCGACAGCTTGAATCCCAGATTTCTCCCCCTCCCTAAATTTGAAATCTGGGATTTTTTTTGTTTAAAATTAGTCAGTTGCAATTAAATAAGCCATGATTAACGCATCTTCATGACCTTTAGCTGTAGGGTAATAATTGGTACGGCGTCCTATTTCATTAAAACCATAACTTTCATAGAGATGATAAGCATTTAAATTACTTTCACGTACTTCTAAAAAGCATTCTTTAGCGCCTAGTTGTTCGGTTTCTTTCATTAGGTGATCTAATAACAGTTTACCCAATCCTTTATTTTGTTGTGGAGGATTTATGGCAATATTAAGTAGTTCAGCTTCATCTACAATAATTTTAAGGAAACCATAGCCTGCTAATTGCTGTTGATTAAATAATAGCCAACATTGGTAACTGCTGACAGCATCTTTGATTATGTTTTTTGACCAAGGGTGATAGTGAGCCTGTTGTTCTATATGATAAACAACATCCACATCTTCAATTGTCATTTTACGAAAAAAGAGATCGGCTATACTTGCCATAGCGGGATCAATTGGCGAATGCTTTGCCAGAGGTTAGCTTTGTATTGTGGGTTATCAATCAGTAATTCTAAGCTAGGGCTTAGTAAGGTTTGGCCCAATAAATCTACAATAGGTGTTTGATAATAGTCTTGTTCGTCTAGTCCTATTGTATAGCGAATAGTTGATAATCCAATTAACCATAGGCAACAACTATCAGTTGCTTGCTCTTGATAGGTACTAATAAAGCTTTGTAAAAACTCTTGTGCCTCTTTTCTCCCTTGTGGAATAACAATCTGTTTAAAAAGCGGCCAATGAACAATATCACCTAATAATTGAGGGCTATCTGGCAATTTAGCAGCACGTAAAATATTACGCAGTAGTTGATAAGCAGGATCTCTGATCTGGAATGCACTGCCAGTGGGTAATTCTACTAACAGTAAACAACGACCTGCTTGCATTAATTGTAATGAGAAATGCGGTGTTTCATCAGAAGTAGTAGTAGCTGATGTAATTTCAGGGGTATAGGATTGTTCTACAGTAATTGGCTCTATAATTGTAACTTTTTCTTCAACAGTTATATCAACGATGATTTCTTTAGTGACTGTTTCTAATATAGGTTGAGAAACAGATGAGTCACTAATTACATTATTATCAGTAGCTGTAACAGAGGGCGCTGCATAAGGTAATACTACTCGTGGTAGCCAAGTATCAATTTGCATGGCAGCTAAGTAATTATTACGCAGAGTTTCATTCATCACTAATAAGCTTTTTTCAGTAAATTATCTTGCTATTTTACCTATTACTACAGCTAATGTTTAGTAAAAATAATTATTTATTTGTATAAAAAATAAATCTATAAATTACATATTTATTTAAATAAAAAAGCCCAGTTAAACTGGGCTTTCTAAATAATATTAACTTTTATTGTTTTTGAGTAGAGCTTTCTTGTTTCATACGCTCTAACTCTTGCTGATATAACGCATCAAAATTTATAGGGGCGAGCATTAATGCAGGGAAGGAACCTTTTACTACTAGGTTATCTAGAGTTTCGCGGGCATAAGGGAAAAGTAAATTAGGGCAGA
Encoded proteins:
- the rimI gene encoding ribosomal protein S18-alanine N-acetyltransferase, yielding MASIADLFFRKMTIEDVDVVYHIEQQAHYHPWSKNIIKDAVSSYQCWLLFNQQQLAGYGFLKIIVDEAELLNIAINPPQQNKGLGKLLLDHLMKETEQLGAKECFLEVRESNLNAYHLYESYGFNEIGRRTNYYPTAKGHEDALIMAYLIATD
- a CDS encoding aldehyde dehydrogenase family protein; the encoded protein is MKLLKELSETLQPQQKYQLLINGQWRDGASGKTFTSINPATGEQLAVLAEADQADVDLAVKSAWQAFTAWSKTSPAERSALLLKIADLLEKETERFATLETLDNGKPIRETMNVDVPASVDHFRYFAGVIRAHSDEADVIDEDTLSIVLSEPIGVVGQIIPWNFPLLMGAWKIAPALAAGNCIVIKPSRETSISLVELARVLNEVLPAGVVNVLTGSGSTTGQYMLDHEGFSKLAFTGSTDIGYDVAKAAAEKLIPATLELGGKSANIVFEDAQMDKAVEGAAIGILFNQGQVCCAGSRLLVQRSIYDKFLEQLKAKFESVKVGDPLDPNTQMGCQINEKHMDKILSFVGIGTSQGARVLTGGERFGTEGAFVKPTAIVDCKPDMKISCEEVFGPVLAVIPFDTEEEAVKIANDSEFGLGGAVWSRDINRALRVAKSVRTGRMWVNCYNQLPAHAPFGGYKKSGIGRETHKMILEAYTQKKNIFISTSEKLTGLF
- a CDS encoding energy transducer TonB; amino-acid sequence: MNETLRNNYLAAMQIDTWLPRVVLPYAAPSVTATDNNVISDSSVSQPILETVTKEIIVDITVEEKVTIIEPITVEQSYTPEITSATTTSDETPHFSLQLMQAGRCLLLVELPTGSAFQIRDPAYQLLRNILRAAKLPDSPQLLGDIVHWPLFKQIVIPQGRKEAQEFLQSFISTYQEQATDSCCLWLIGLSTIRYTIGLDEQDYYQTPIVDLLGQTLLSPSLELLIDNPQYKANLWQSIRQLIPLWQV